atttaataataatcaTTAAAATAATCTCTACATAGTTATTTTTAACTAtctatttgattatttttattaatgattattatttaataattacttGATGATTACTATTAATCTTTAAATTTAAAAGATTAATCTTTAAATTTAAAAGATTAATTAAAAGATTatctttttaattattatttaatgattatttaatCTTTATGATTATTAATCTttaactaataattatttaatCTTTTATTAATGATTATATTTGATTTTTGATAACTTGCCTTATTTTTGGGCATTCTTTTGATGACTCACCTTCTTGGTTGTAATACTTTAGCTATTTGAGGAAATTTTTGAGATAATGGATTTGTCTCCATTCTCTATAAATTCTCCTCCCTGGACATGTATTTTTCATACTTGAGTTCAACTGATGAGGGGTGAATTCCCCGAAACTAGTTTTGAACAAAAACTCAATGAAATTTGTATGTTTTTTGCCTTAGCTATTTGTATTCTTCTTTCTGGTTTTCTTCCTTCGCTGCCagtgaatttttcaaaatttttaacaccctaaaattttctttctttcaCGATGGCCCCTGGAAGATCTCCAGCTGTttctccttcctcatccgctactCAACCTGCAGCTCAAAGATCTTTATCTGCTGCAGGCTCGAGGGATGTTGCTGCTACTACTGCTCGCCTAACCCGTTCGCGTGCTGCTTCTGCTCTTCCTTCTGTTGCTGCTTCTGAAGATGCCCTTAACGGCATTCAGCAACAACTGCAGATGCTCTCGGACCTGCTTGCTCGCGAACAGGCCTCTCGCTTGCAAGAACGTAATGCTCTCTTAGAATATCAAAATAATATTGATTGCAATCTAGATGAGATTCGTCGGAGTCTTTGGGGTTTTAGTGACTCCTCTGATAATACCACGACTCATCCAGAGCCTCTGCATACTCATCAGGCCCAGGCCACGGCCTCCACTGCAGTTCCAGATGCTCCAGGACAAAGGACAACCTGTTGATGTGCCTCATCCTGTAGATGTGCCTCCACCTGCAGACGAGACTGCACCTCCCGGTCAACCTTCGGCGCCTGGTGCTTCGCTCGACACTCCAGCTGCAACTTCTTTGCAGCCGATTGCTCCTCCTGTGGATCCACCAAAGTCTCCTCCTGAGATTTATCCACCAGCTATCTCTTCGATGGTTCTTACTGCCTTCAAAGACTTCAAGAGGCGTCATCTGGTTGCAGACCGCTCTACCGAGTTCCTGCGGAAGTTAAAGGTTTTTGCTGAAGCTGGTGCGCTTCCAAAAAATTTGCAAGTGAAGCCACCTAAAATCGTTGTGAATGATCCTGAGAGCAATACTTTTCTCTCTTCACAACTCGAAGCCATTCAGGCCGATGCGAACCTTCGCTTTCTCGGTGCATATATCTCCGCCATGGAATCTGCTTCTACATCTCACGCCAAAGCCATCACAGATCTGGTCTCCTCTTTCGCCACTTCTTTGGCGTCTACAATCGATGCTGTTAAGAACCAATCTTATATTGGTTCTTTCTCGATCCCTGCAGATTCTTGGCATACCGCTGCTCAAGCGAGTTTTGACGATCTCTGCAATAATTTTATTGCTGAGAAAGTGATGAAAAAGAGAGCCCGAGATGCCGCTGCTGCTGTTTGTCAGAATGCTCGAGATGATGCTATGACCCAGGCAGACGAGCTTCCCATTGAACGTTCGGTTGCAGAGCTCATTAATGAGAAGTTAAACGTTAAGTTTAACTCCTTCGAAAGGAAGATTGAGGCGTTGCTTTCGAATGCTCCCTCCACGCCTGTGAAAACGGTGCTGCGGTCGAAGACCAAGCAGCCTCCTCGGCTCCCGGACGCTCCTCCCAAGCCCTCCCGGTCTGCTCGCCGAAAGAGATCTTCTTCTTCGAAGTCGCCCCGCCATCAAGCTTCTGTTTTCGGGGGCAATAATGTTGGTGACTTAGCTGGCAATGTGGCTGGCGATTGCGCTCCCGAGAGTGCTCTTTTTTCTGGCGTTCGGCCCGCTTATACTCGGCCCGATAGCGCTCCTCCCCTTGGCGCTCGGCCCTCTCATGCTCGGCCCGCTCCAGCTCACACTCGGCCCGCTCCACCTCATGCTCGGCCCGCTTCAACTCGTGCTCGTGCTCGGCCCGCTCACAACCCAGAGTCCATCCTTGGTGCTCGGCCTGCTGTTGCTCAGGCTCCAAAAAACGGGCTTGGTTCCGGGAGAAAAACCCGGAACTCCATATCGCCTGCCTTTGGGCGATCGCTCTCAAAGCGTTGGtcagctcctcctcctcctcgccGCTCTGTGCGATTTGCAGAACCGCCCACGTCCTCCGCTCCAAGCGAATTCTCCTCACAGAAAAGCATTCCCGGTCGAGGACAAAGCCATTCCTGCGGTTTTTTGAGAGGACGAAGCAAGACCAGAGGTTTCGGCCCTTCTCTTCTCCAGAATCAAAGCCCGACTCGCTTCCAGAATCAAGGCCCGAGTTCTTCAATTCCTCCCGCTCGCGATTCCGCTTGAGCCTTTGGTGTGCAGCCATCAATCCTGCCGTCTTCTCTCTCGTTCTCTTCTCCAGAAAGCGACCTTCTGAGATCGATAATCGGATCTCTAACTCTATGATCCATAATCTCTCATCTCGGCCGCTTAATTACGATGAGAGACGCGTGCTGGGACTTGGGATGAAGTTCATCCCCCGTCCTCCTCCGATGACTGCACTCAACATTCTTGCAGAATATCGCTCCTTTGCTCGGCTCTTCAGGCTGCGAACCTTCTTCGGACCAGATGTCGATCCACCTGTAGCCAACATTGCTCTGCATTTTGCGGGTGCCTTCTCTCAAAAGTTCCGAGCCAGAAATCCTTGTTGGAATCCGCCCGTTGTCAACGTGGACCTCGAACACATTCTCAGGCAGGGTGAATTGCTCCTTAGTCAGCAAATCTCCTCAACCGTTTTCACTCACGGGCCTATGCTTCCATCAAGGCTTCTCTCTGCACTCAGAAAGCTTCGAAAGGACTCCTCCATCGTCATCAAGTCAGCCGACAAGAACCTGGGACTTGTTGTGCTTGACAAAACCTGGTACGAGCTCGAAGGATTACGGCTGCTCTCTGATCAAAATGTGTACTCCGTCATCTCTGCAGTGCCTTGGAATACGATTCGACAAGAGCTGATCTCCATCATTGAAAGGTTCGGTGCTATCTTGAAGGGTGTGAAAGATTTTCTCCTGAGCGTTCAAATCAATAAAGCAAGTGCTTGTGCTTTTTACTTGCTCCCGAAAATCCATAAACCCACTCTCACGGGGCGTCCAATCTGTTCCTATTCTGGGTACCTGCTGGAACCCGCCTCCAAAGTGCTGCACCACCTTCTTCTTCCAGTTTTGCTTGAGCAATCGAATCATTTGACAGACTCCATCTGCCTGTTGCGTGATCTTGAGAACTTGTGCCTCCCACGCGATTGCTTGCTCTTCACTTTTGACGTCGAGTCGCTCTATCCGAGCATCCCCATGAATGCTGGTCTCTCTGCTCTGAAAGCGATGGTGACAAAGTTTTTTGTCCTTCATGGTATTAATCTACGGCTTGTTGAGATGATCTACCTCCTAGCCGAGCTTGTTCTTCAATACCATTTCCTAGAGTTTGATGGTATCGTCTACCAGCAGATCCGTGGAACCGCTATGGGCAGTAATTTTGCTGTTGTGTATGCATGCCTCTTTCTGTGTCACTTGGAATTTTCTCTTTCCTCCACCGTGGACACTTCACCTCTCCTCTTTTATAAGAGGTTTATCGATGATGCTTTCGGGATTTGGACTGGCTCCTTGCACTCTCTCCAGCAGTTTCTCTCTGCCTATCAGAATGTTTTTCCCGAGATCAACATTAATCCATGCATCTCCTCCACTTCAGCGGTTATTCTTGACATAAATTTCTACAAAGGG
The Cryptomeria japonica unplaced genomic scaffold, Sugi_1.0 HiC_scaffold_1586, whole genome shotgun sequence DNA segment above includes these coding regions:
- the LOC131873359 gene encoding uncharacterized protein LOC131873359; amino-acid sequence: MTALNILAEYRSFARLFRLRTFFGPDVDPPVANIALHFAGAFSQKFRARNPCWNPPVVNVDLEHILRQGELLLSQQISSTVFTHGPMLPSRLLSALRKLRKDSSIVIKSADKNLGLVVLDKTWYELEGLRLLSDQNVYSVISAVPWNTIRQELISIIERFGAILKGVKDFLLSVQINKASACAFYLLPKIHKPTLTGRPICSYSGYLLEPASKVLHHLLLPVLLEQSNHLTDSICLLRDLENLCLPRDCLLFTFDVESLYPSIPMNAGLSALKAMVTKFFVLHGINLRLVEMIYLLAELVLQYHFLEFDGIVYQQIRGTAMGSNFAVVYACLFLCHLEFSLSSTVDTSPLLFYKRFIDDAFGIWTGSLHSLQQFLSAYQNVFPEININPCISSTSAVILDINFYKGPKFLSTGILSSQCHQKKLNAYQYILYKSWHPSHQKKAFVISELRRYLLRESEPSGFVRLKRLLFQRLRARGYPRRFLVHCFNK